The Scatophagus argus isolate fScaArg1 chromosome 20, fScaArg1.pri, whole genome shotgun sequence genome window below encodes:
- the hdhd2 gene encoding haloacid dehalogenase-like hydrolase domain-containing protein 2: MVCRMSGRRALKAVLIDLSGTLHIEDTAVPGAQDALNRLRQASVAVKFVTNTTKESKRNLLERLQRLNFNLQEKEIFTSLSAARSLLEQKRHRPLLLVEDSALEDFTGIDTSEPNAVVVGLAPDHFNYQTLNKAFRMILEGAPLIAIHKARYYKRKDGLALGPGPFVTGLEFATDCTATVVGKPEQTFFTQALSDLGCSPSEAVMIGDDARDDVGGAQNAGMLGILVRTGKYREGDENKINPPPHLTCDSFPDAVEHILKSLL, encoded by the exons GTCTGCAGAATGTCCGGCAGACGGGCTCTGAAGGCCGTGCTCATCGATCTGAGTGGGACTTTACACATAGAAGACACAGCAGTGCCAGGAGCGCAGGACGCCCTCAACAG GTTACGGCAGGCATCTGTGGCTGTTAAGTTTGTGACCAACACGACAAAGGAGAGCAAGAGGAACTTACTTGAACGACTGCAGCGTCTCAATTTCAACCTCCAG GAAAAAGAGATCTTCACTTCACTAAGTGCTGCAAGGAGTTTGTTAGAGCAGAAAAGACACAGGCcgctgctgctggtggaggaCAGTGCACTGGAGGACTTCACTG GTATTGACACCTCAGAACcaaatgctgttgttgttggactCGCCCCTGATCACTTCAACTATCAAACACTCAACAAGGCCTTCAG AATGATACTGGAAGGAGCTCCTCTCATTGCCATCCATAAGGCTCGGTACTACAAACGTAAGGATGGTTTGGCCCTCGGCCCTGGGCCCTTTGTGACGGGGCTTGAGTTCGCCACAGACTGTACAGCTACTGTGGTTGGCAAGCCAGAACAGACCTTTTTCACACAG GCTCTGTCTGATTTAGGATGCAGCCCAAGTGAAGCTGTCATGATAGGAGAT GATGCCAGAGATGATGTGGGCGGGGCTCAGAATGCAGGAATGTTGGGAATTCTGGTCAGAACCG gTAAATACAGGGAAGGAGAtgagaataaaataaacccTCCTCCCCACCTGACATGTGACAGTTTCCCCGACGCCGTAGAGCACATCCTGAAGAGCCTGTTGTAA